Proteins from one Mesotoga infera genomic window:
- a CDS encoding ABC transporter permease subunit codes for MFEKIKKFIEKAGWPRVIIGLFLLSLFFVAPFVGIKVSTSISDTIVRFAMNAVLVLSLVPMVQSGCGLNFGMQLGVIAGLIGAITSIELGMTGLAGFLTAIVIAIPFAAILGFLYGLLLNRVKGDEMVVATYVGFSSVAFMSMMWLLLPYKSPNMIWGYGGEGLRTTISVEGYWLGVLNDFLSIKVGNFFFPTGTIVFFGLMALIVWAFFKTKLGTAMTAAGSNPVYARAAGVNVDRMRVLSVVISTIIAAVGILVYEQSFGFIQLYMAPLLMAFPAVAALLLGGASVSKASMGNVIVGTFLFQGILTMTPSVMNNIIKSDMSEVIRIIVSNGMIVYALTRRMKVRT; via the coding sequence GTGTTTGAGAAAATCAAAAAGTTCATCGAAAAGGCTGGCTGGCCTAGAGTTATCATCGGATTGTTCCTATTGTCTCTGTTTTTTGTAGCACCTTTCGTAGGAATAAAGGTGAGCACTTCTATAAGCGACACGATCGTCAGATTCGCAATGAACGCGGTTCTGGTACTTTCGTTGGTTCCAATGGTCCAATCTGGGTGCGGACTGAACTTTGGAATGCAACTAGGAGTTATCGCCGGACTGATCGGAGCCATAACCAGTATAGAGTTAGGGATGACTGGTCTGGCAGGTTTCCTGACCGCGATCGTTATCGCCATTCCCTTTGCGGCAATTCTCGGATTTCTGTACGGGTTACTGCTTAACAGGGTTAAGGGTGATGAAATGGTCGTTGCTACTTATGTCGGATTCTCTTCTGTTGCTTTCATGAGTATGATGTGGCTTCTACTGCCCTACAAGAGTCCTAATATGATCTGGGGTTATGGCGGCGAAGGTTTGAGAACGACCATAAGCGTTGAGGGCTACTGGCTAGGCGTTTTGAACGACTTTCTAAGTATCAAGGTTGGAAATTTCTTTTTCCCGACCGGCACGATAGTCTTTTTTGGGCTTATGGCTTTGATTGTTTGGGCCTTCTTTAAAACGAAACTCGGTACCGCTATGACTGCCGCGGGGTCAAATCCAGTATACGCCAGGGCGGCCGGTGTGAATGTTGACAGGATGAGGGTGCTTTCAGTCGTTATTTCTACGATAATAGCCGCGGTCGGGATACTCGTTTACGAACAGAGTTTCGGTTTTATACAGCTCTACATGGCGCCTCTGCTCATGGCATTTCCCGCAGTCGCCGCGCTCCTGCTAGGTGGCGCTTCGGTTTCCAAAGCGTCGATGGGAAACGTTATAGTCGGAACGTTCCTATTTCAGGGTATCCTTACAATGACGCCCTCTGTCATGAACAACATCATAAAGAGCGATATGTCGGAGGTAATAAGGATAATCGTTTCCAACGGTATGATTGTTTATGCTCTGACAAGAAGAATGAAGGTGAGAACATGA
- a CDS encoding alpha/beta hydrolase-fold protein encodes MAGKKLLIVAIMVTFFSVMALSISFEISIDEATVSEIAALGLETPINGRVFVIVTKDSSSEPMYQTDVRGVPFWGKDVFEFTSDDLVSISSDDLEVIGYPIKIEELPAGDYYVQAFLNVYTTFNRADGHTVLMHDDTGDGQWFWESIGNAYSVAKKTYIDPTNWGTIKLTLSKVIKPDYELEPGMVLQQGNYKDTEWVKYVKIKSEVVSEFWGKDMYIGANVLLPKGYYDNPDVYYPVIYYQGHFPGSSAPVGFRVNNNVYKFWTSEGIANFIAVSFRDATPYYDTSYSVDSVNSGPYGTAITEELIPYLESQFRMIPEKWARILAGGSTGGWEALAMKVFYPDIFGRTYVWYPDSVDFNYYQLINIYNDDNAYYSDFGWIKTERPSARDTHGNIRFTVKQENYFEMAAGPSNRSGGQWSVWEATYGPVGVDGFPQPIWDQVTGEINKDVAEYWKENYDLNYILQKNWEELGPKIAGDVHVAVGDMDNYYLNEAVYLLKNAMKKMENPVSDMTFDFGPNQGHGWKGWSPTKPNVALANEEWLEQLSNYMIEHAPENANKNWIY; translated from the coding sequence ATGGCAGGGAAAAAGCTCCTTATCGTTGCAATAATGGTTACTTTTTTTAGCGTGATGGCTTTGTCCATCAGCTTTGAAATTTCAATCGATGAAGCTACAGTTAGTGAAATCGCCGCTCTTGGACTCGAAACGCCTATCAACGGTAGAGTTTTCGTTATTGTCACCAAAGACTCATCTAGCGAGCCGATGTACCAGACAGACGTTAGAGGTGTTCCATTCTGGGGAAAGGATGTCTTCGAATTCACCAGTGACGATCTTGTCAGTATATCTTCCGATGATCTCGAAGTAATAGGCTATCCGATAAAGATCGAAGAACTGCCGGCCGGCGATTACTACGTTCAGGCCTTTTTGAACGTATATACAACCTTCAACAGGGCCGATGGTCATACGGTGCTGATGCACGACGATACAGGTGATGGACAGTGGTTCTGGGAATCCATTGGAAACGCTTACAGTGTCGCGAAAAAGACCTATATCGATCCTACGAACTGGGGAACGATAAAACTTACACTCTCTAAGGTAATTAAACCCGATTATGAACTGGAACCGGGAATGGTACTTCAGCAGGGTAATTACAAAGATACGGAATGGGTCAAATACGTAAAGATCAAGAGTGAAGTGGTTTCGGAGTTCTGGGGAAAGGATATGTACATCGGCGCCAATGTGCTGCTTCCAAAAGGCTACTACGACAACCCCGATGTCTACTATCCTGTTATCTATTACCAGGGACACTTCCCCGGATCGAGCGCCCCGGTCGGATTTAGGGTTAACAACAATGTTTACAAGTTTTGGACCTCAGAAGGGATTGCCAATTTCATAGCCGTTTCCTTTAGGGACGCGACACCTTATTACGATACCTCTTATTCTGTGGACTCTGTTAACTCCGGGCCTTATGGAACGGCTATAACTGAAGAACTGATCCCATATCTCGAAAGCCAATTCCGAATGATACCGGAAAAATGGGCTAGAATACTGGCCGGTGGCTCTACCGGAGGCTGGGAAGCTCTTGCAATGAAAGTCTTCTACCCCGACATTTTCGGTAGAACGTATGTGTGGTATCCCGATAGCGTTGACTTCAACTACTATCAGCTAATAAACATCTACAATGACGATAACGCCTATTATAGCGACTTTGGATGGATAAAAACCGAAAGACCAAGCGCTAGAGACACCCACGGTAATATTCGATTCACCGTTAAGCAGGAAAACTATTTTGAAATGGCTGCTGGCCCGAGCAACAGGTCAGGAGGTCAGTGGTCTGTTTGGGAAGCGACCTACGGTCCGGTGGGAGTCGATGGGTTCCCTCAGCCAATCTGGGATCAAGTGACCGGCGAGATCAACAAAGATGTCGCCGAATACTGGAAAGAAAACTACGACTTGAACTACATACTTCAAAAGAATTGGGAAGAGCTGGGACCTAAGATAGCCGGAGATGTTCACGTGGCGGTCGGTGATATGGACAACTACTATCTGAACGAAGCGGTATATCTTCTCAAGAATGCAATGAAAAAGATGGAGAATCCCGTGTCAGATATGACTTTCGACTTCGGACCCAACCAAGGCCACGGCTGGAAGGGTTGGAGTCCAACCAAACCGAATGTTGCGCTGGCAAACGAAGAGTGGTTGGAACAACTATCTAATTACATGATCGAACACGCCCCGGAGAACGCAAACAAGAACTGGATCTACTGA
- a CDS encoding LemA family protein — MAFNTVVLLVGTAISLILLFFALKALKKKRLVDDTPTSKTHGVFIGLVEVSGKVECSSPLRSYLTESECVYYRWNISEHWSKTVTETYTDSQGKTKTRTRTESGWKTVASDEQMSCFMLRDESGEIQVRPEGAKVLHGECILNHYCGPFDPMYYGKGPAGSITNSDYRRCFAETIIPNGSTLYFMGQAREREDKVAAEIAYDREAPLFLISMDDEKRVSRSYGFDYWRLAFGGLAVAFFTAFISNRTGYGWIHFPYRNPIVAVGLYLVVWTIGWFWTVFNSLKSLRERTRQGKSQIEIQLKRRKDLIPTLVSTVSGLMRYEQGVQETLASLRSESYDGLEGVSGRLLALIEEHPSLKSSEAVLKLQKELIDTENRIELSRSYYNDIVTFYNTRIERIPDALVAKIARLVPQELLKN, encoded by the coding sequence ATGGCCTTCAATACAGTGGTTCTCTTGGTCGGCACCGCCATATCATTGATTCTGCTTTTTTTCGCTTTAAAGGCTTTGAAAAAGAAGCGGCTGGTGGACGACACTCCCACTTCGAAAACCCACGGAGTTTTCATTGGACTTGTTGAAGTTTCGGGAAAAGTCGAATGCTCCTCACCTCTTCGCAGTTATTTGACCGAAAGCGAATGCGTATATTACAGATGGAACATATCCGAGCACTGGAGCAAAACCGTAACTGAAACCTACACCGATTCACAGGGTAAGACAAAGACTAGAACAAGAACCGAGAGTGGCTGGAAGACAGTCGCCTCCGACGAGCAGATGTCCTGCTTCATGCTCAGAGACGAGAGTGGTGAAATACAGGTGAGACCGGAAGGTGCAAAAGTGCTGCATGGCGAGTGTATCCTAAACCACTACTGTGGTCCTTTTGATCCTATGTATTACGGAAAGGGTCCGGCCGGCTCAATAACGAATTCCGACTACAGGAGGTGTTTCGCAGAGACAATAATACCCAACGGCTCTACGCTGTATTTTATGGGGCAGGCACGCGAGAGGGAGGATAAAGTAGCCGCTGAGATAGCCTATGATCGAGAAGCTCCCCTCTTTCTGATTTCTATGGATGATGAAAAAAGGGTGAGTCGTTCCTATGGTTTCGATTACTGGCGCCTGGCTTTTGGAGGGTTGGCTGTAGCCTTCTTTACGGCCTTCATATCTAACCGGACAGGATACGGTTGGATACATTTTCCCTACAGGAATCCTATCGTTGCCGTAGGCCTGTACCTGGTTGTTTGGACGATCGGATGGTTCTGGACAGTTTTCAATTCTCTCAAATCTCTGAGAGAAAGGACCAGACAGGGTAAGTCCCAGATCGAAATTCAGTTGAAACGGAGGAAGGATTTGATTCCCACGCTTGTCTCGACCGTCTCGGGTTTGATGCGGTATGAACAAGGAGTACAAGAGACGCTGGCTTCTTTGAGGAGTGAATCGTATGATGGCCTTGAAGGTGTTAGCGGTAGGTTGCTTGCCCTGATAGAGGAGCACCCTTCTCTCAAATCCAGCGAGGCCGTTTTGAAGCTCCAGAAGGAACTTATCGATACCGAAAACAGGATAGAGCTCTCAAGATCGTATTATAACGACATAGTCACTTTCTACAACACCAGAATCGAAAGGATTCCGGATGCACTAGTGGCAAAGATCGCCAGACTTGTTCCGCAGGAGCTTTTAAAGAATTAA
- a CDS encoding ABC transporter permease yields the protein MKDQSLTRAKSPLARFVISNAVPILFIVLLIFAIPLSGFSIDYLINEIITRLGRNSFLVISLLIPVMAGMGLNFGIVLGAMAGQIGLIFMLDWGVVGIPGILLAMLIGTPIAILLGLLAGTILNRAKGREMVTSMILGFFINGIYQLTILYGMGSLIPITSNKILLPRGYGVRNALDLISVRKVLDNMWSINIGNISIPLGVFSIIIGLCVFVYWFTKTKLGQDMRAVGQDMQVAATAGINVDRTRTLSIIISTVLACFGQIIFLQNIGTINTYNSHDQVGTFAIAALLIGGASVVKATIPNVFIGITLFHLTFIVAPRAGKELLGQAQIGEFFRVFVSYGIIAISLALYAWRRQVEKETERRQAKAAIKAAIEDRAEG from the coding sequence ATGAAAGATCAGAGCCTTACCCGTGCGAAAAGTCCGTTAGCCAGATTTGTTATTTCCAACGCAGTTCCCATTCTTTTTATAGTACTGCTAATATTTGCCATACCACTTTCAGGTTTTTCTATCGATTATCTGATCAACGAAATAATAACCAGATTGGGTAGAAACTCCTTTCTGGTCATTTCTCTCTTGATACCTGTAATGGCTGGAATGGGATTAAACTTCGGTATCGTACTTGGAGCCATGGCCGGTCAAATAGGGCTCATCTTCATGCTTGACTGGGGTGTCGTGGGTATCCCCGGCATCTTGCTGGCGATGCTCATAGGTACGCCGATTGCGATTCTTTTGGGATTGCTGGCAGGTACGATCCTGAACAGGGCCAAGGGTAGAGAAATGGTAACGTCTATGATTCTAGGTTTTTTCATTAACGGTATTTATCAGTTGACGATTCTGTACGGTATGGGAAGCTTAATACCGATTACCAGCAATAAAATACTTCTTCCGAGAGGTTACGGTGTGAGGAACGCTCTCGATCTTATCAGCGTGAGAAAGGTACTCGACAATATGTGGTCGATCAATATCGGCAACATCTCTATACCGCTCGGTGTATTCTCGATAATAATCGGTCTGTGTGTCTTCGTTTACTGGTTCACCAAGACCAAACTCGGGCAGGATATGAGGGCCGTCGGGCAGGATATGCAAGTTGCGGCCACGGCAGGTATAAACGTTGACCGGACCAGGACGCTTTCGATAATAATATCTACCGTGCTCGCTTGTTTCGGTCAGATAATCTTCCTGCAAAATATAGGAACGATAAACACTTACAATTCTCACGACCAGGTTGGAACCTTCGCAATTGCGGCTTTACTAATAGGTGGGGCGTCGGTAGTGAAGGCTACAATACCGAATGTATTCATCGGTATAACACTTTTTCATTTGACTTTTATAGTCGCTCCGAGAGCCGGCAAAGAACTTCTTGGCCAGGCACAGATAGGTGAATTCTTCAGAGTCTTCGTCTCCTACGGAATCATCGCGATATCGCTTGCACTTTACGCCTGGAGAAGACAGGTAGAAAAAGAAACGGAAAGAAGGCAGGCGAAAGCAGCTATCAAGGCGGCCATAGAAGATAGGGCGGAGGGATGA
- a CDS encoding chemotaxis protein gives MFYRSRNMGIFNLELFVNHGARGKSYIATLSQKEEIVIESLRSEEDALLFEEFIWASLQRVRDYIEFKDFESFSHGRRQQ, from the coding sequence TTGTTCTACAGATCTAGGAATATGGGAATTTTCAACCTTGAGCTCTTTGTGAACCACGGTGCCAGGGGTAAAAGTTATATAGCTACCCTTAGCCAGAAAGAGGAAATAGTGATCGAAAGTCTTCGGAGCGAGGAAGATGCACTTCTCTTCGAAGAGTTCATCTGGGCTTCTCTTCAGCGGGTGCGAGATTATATAGAATTCAAGGATTTCGAAAGCTTCTCCCATGGTCGAAGACAACAATAA
- a CDS encoding DUF6672 family protein: MKRNIIRLILVVVLIALGFGLYVLGKEHKIFVDNRDIVIDGTELKSTNPFIVSVDNVDLQEVGKGKRKVAYSPGPWHTVKAIEKLPDGTTREFVKKFTLSPKDTATINLPALISGKDGWLIIEGE; the protein is encoded by the coding sequence ATGAAGAGGAATATAATCAGACTGATTCTTGTGGTCGTACTAATAGCCCTGGGATTTGGTCTGTATGTTCTGGGAAAAGAGCACAAGATATTCGTGGACAACAGGGATATCGTGATAGATGGAACCGAGTTGAAATCAACCAATCCTTTTATTGTGAGTGTTGACAATGTCGATCTTCAAGAGGTTGGTAAGGGAAAGAGAAAAGTCGCTTATTCGCCAGGACCATGGCATACGGTAAAAGCGATCGAGAAGCTCCCGGATGGAACCACGCGAGAATTCGTCAAAAAATTCACTTTGTCACCAAAAGACACAGCTACCATTAACTTACCTGCACTGATATCTGGAAAGGATGGGTGGCTTATTATAGAGGGCGAGTAA
- a CDS encoding ABC transporter ATP-binding protein, which yields MNNRVLEVRDLKMHYIIKGGSVKAVDGVTFTLDKGEALGVVGESGCGKTSLAMAILKLLTENASFVSGNIFFSKDGNKTDLVRLGEEEMRRYRWKEISMIFQAAMNSLNPVYRVGDQISEAMKTHFPSISKEEISERISHLFRLVGLDPARMNCYPHEYSGGMKQRAIIAMALVCDPAIVIADEPTTALDVIVQGRILKRLRNIQEESKTSIIYISHDIAAIAQVCDRIAIMYAGKIVELAGTAAIFNRPAHHYTAALMAAFPSITGQKKRLVAIEGEPPDLVNPPVGCRFASRCSSAERICFESEPKSMEIAENHLTACHFPLGVGVHA from the coding sequence TTGAACAATAGGGTACTGGAAGTGAGAGACCTCAAGATGCATTACATAATAAAAGGCGGTTCCGTAAAGGCCGTGGATGGAGTTACTTTCACTCTTGATAAGGGGGAAGCGCTTGGTGTAGTAGGTGAATCGGGATGTGGAAAGACCTCGCTTGCAATGGCAATTCTCAAGTTGCTCACGGAAAACGCCAGCTTCGTCAGCGGAAACATCTTCTTTTCGAAGGACGGCAATAAAACAGATTTGGTAAGACTGGGAGAAGAAGAGATGCGCCGATACAGGTGGAAAGAAATCTCGATGATCTTTCAGGCTGCTATGAACTCCCTGAATCCAGTTTACAGGGTCGGAGACCAGATCTCTGAGGCCATGAAGACGCATTTTCCCAGCATTTCAAAAGAAGAGATATCCGAAAGGATTTCACACCTTTTCCGTCTGGTAGGTCTTGACCCTGCGAGAATGAATTGCTATCCACACGAATACAGCGGAGGCATGAAGCAACGGGCGATAATAGCCATGGCGTTGGTCTGCGATCCTGCAATCGTTATTGCGGATGAACCGACCACAGCACTAGATGTGATAGTTCAGGGCAGAATACTGAAAAGACTGAGAAACATTCAGGAAGAGTCGAAAACATCGATTATCTACATCTCTCACGATATCGCGGCTATAGCTCAAGTCTGTGACAGAATAGCCATAATGTACGCCGGCAAGATAGTGGAACTGGCAGGAACCGCTGCAATATTCAATAGACCGGCTCACCATTACACTGCAGCTTTGATGGCAGCCTTCCCGTCGATAACCGGACAAAAGAAAAGACTTGTAGCTATAGAGGGAGAACCACCGGATCTGGTAAATCCTCCAGTCGGTTGTCGTTTCGCTTCCAGATGTAGTTCGGCCGAAAGAATCTGCTTTGAGAGTGAACCAAAAAGCATGGAAATTGCGGAAAATCATCTGACTGCCTGCCATTTCCCGCTGGGGGTGGGGGTCCATGCCTGA
- a CDS encoding ABC transporter ATP-binding protein: MPEVLSVKNLTKFFPLPGRFFRISKSALSNVHAVEDVTFEISDNDSLALVGESGCGKTTTGRLIVGLEKPTGGRIFFGRRDITDRLIDGKYVHNGDGSDIGEIRRKIQMIFQDPYDSLNPRMTIDEIVSEPLLVNQLGTSKDRALKVKETLEAVGLSPASLYTQRYPHELSGGQRQRIAIARAIILNPSFIVADEPTSMLDVSVRAGIMELFKDLTKRIGAAYLYITHDLAVARYMVQRIAVMYLGKIVEIGPTEEILANPLHPYTRALLQAVPVPDPEARRDEPDILGQISKPIDPPDYCRFYDRCPLRTDKCAREKHPPLSDYDNGHFAACYVID; the protein is encoded by the coding sequence ATGCCTGAAGTTCTTTCTGTTAAAAATCTAACAAAGTTCTTCCCACTGCCTGGAAGGTTTTTCAGAATCTCAAAATCAGCCCTGAGCAACGTGCATGCTGTTGAAGATGTCACCTTCGAAATCTCCGACAACGACTCCCTGGCTCTAGTGGGAGAATCCGGGTGTGGGAAGACAACTACAGGCAGATTAATAGTCGGTTTGGAAAAACCTACCGGTGGGAGGATATTTTTTGGAAGAAGGGATATAACCGATCGGCTCATCGACGGAAAATATGTCCACAATGGAGACGGATCTGATATCGGAGAAATAAGGCGCAAGATACAGATGATTTTCCAAGATCCATACGATTCGCTAAATCCAAGAATGACTATCGACGAGATAGTGTCAGAACCTCTATTGGTGAACCAGCTAGGCACGTCCAAAGACAGGGCATTGAAAGTGAAAGAAACACTGGAGGCTGTTGGGCTTTCTCCAGCTTCATTATACACGCAGCGATACCCTCACGAGCTTTCAGGAGGTCAACGCCAGAGAATAGCGATAGCACGTGCCATAATACTAAACCCATCTTTCATTGTGGCTGATGAGCCTACATCTATGCTTGATGTCTCGGTTAGAGCAGGAATTATGGAGCTTTTCAAAGATCTCACCAAAAGAATAGGGGCAGCCTATCTTTACATTACACACGATCTGGCCGTTGCCAGGTATATGGTTCAGAGAATCGCGGTGATGTATCTGGGAAAGATCGTTGAGATCGGGCCAACCGAGGAGATACTCGCAAACCCCCTTCACCCATACACCCGAGCCCTCTTACAGGCTGTACCCGTTCCGGATCCGGAAGCTCGAAGAGATGAACCGGACATACTGGGGCAGATATCGAAGCCGATTGATCCCCCTGATTATTGCAGGTTTTACGACCGATGCCCCCTGAGAACCGACAAATGCGCCAGAGAAAAACACCCGCCGCTCAGCGATTACGATAATGGACACTTTGCAGCTTGCTACGTGATCGACTGA
- a CDS encoding GNAT family N-acetyltransferase produces the protein MNVTERPFRGIESLEIRPVCEEDAQKVIEYINLVSGESDYLSFGENEFKITVEEEREIIRSFRERDNCLMIAARLEEKIVGLLTFEGGHRERLKHRGEFGLTVAKEYWGMGIGKRLIEYMIETVKKNGITRIGLQVRADNERAIKLYSNFGFVKEGHLKRFMKIREKYFDFLQMGKDL, from the coding sequence ATGAACGTGACAGAGAGACCTTTCAGAGGCATAGAAAGTTTAGAGATTAGACCGGTCTGCGAAGAAGATGCGCAGAAAGTAATTGAATATATCAATCTGGTAAGTGGTGAGAGCGATTACTTGAGTTTCGGCGAGAACGAGTTCAAAATTACCGTCGAAGAGGAGAGAGAAATTATCAGATCTTTCAGAGAACGAGATAACTGCCTGATGATCGCTGCACGGCTTGAGGAGAAAATTGTGGGATTGCTTACTTTTGAAGGTGGACACAGAGAAAGACTGAAGCACAGAGGCGAGTTCGGCCTCACAGTTGCTAAAGAATACTGGGGAATGGGGATAGGGAAAAGACTTATCGAATACATGATCGAAACAGTAAAAAAGAATGGTATTACAAGAATCGGCCTTCAAGTTAGAGCCGATAATGAGCGGGCCATAAAGCTTTATTCTAATTTTGGTTTCGTGAAAGAAGGCCACCTCAAGAGATTCATGAAAATAAGAGAAAAGTACTTCGATTTTCTTCAGATGGGTAAAGACCTTTGA
- the xseA gene encoding exodeoxyribonuclease VII large subunit: MEEFTLEFKDIENLLEHIKSVLVRVGLNNLRVRFPADVTNVGSKGNYVYINVSQDYTERGIKRKIDLNMIAELAAFGRMGRQLGLKSSSELKGKKWQFQGTISFYKPRASFSIWIDTIAPLGESDITVRRREIYNALKSRNALRTEEHELSELQPIRKIAVISSPTAAGLGDFYSNLNLKEPYKPVIHLYESFMQGSETVPGILKALNMIKTSPIEYDVVVITRGGGSAIDLMYFDDLDLGMAISVFSREYCPILSAIGHERDFTIPDFVSWKRFDTPTAAAKAITEQVNNYIESLNQAEATLKKEIEWLFERALSLTEFEKLRDFSTRVETLIERSEEQFETVAERASRRLLSEIERAASFIDSLDRDSYGIIIERALERVSILTDNLFERACVILDRHLEESTSALEKVTIDVSLDNLLFRADTSLDLFEKGVARSLERILSSASSYLDELSSGLVEHGGYAASLILGGVVLKRGSQVVKSVIDVARGDRLECYLADGRATIIIDEVMEV; the protein is encoded by the coding sequence ATGGAGGAATTTACCCTCGAATTCAAAGACATCGAAAATTTGCTCGAACATATCAAGAGCGTATTGGTTCGTGTCGGTCTAAACAATCTCAGAGTAAGATTTCCGGCTGATGTCACAAACGTCGGGTCTAAGGGAAACTATGTCTATATAAACGTTTCACAGGACTACACAGAACGTGGTATCAAGAGAAAGATCGATCTGAACATGATCGCGGAGTTGGCGGCTTTCGGTAGAATGGGAAGACAGCTCGGATTGAAATCATCGAGCGAGCTCAAGGGCAAAAAGTGGCAATTTCAGGGTACTATCAGTTTTTACAAACCGCGAGCCAGTTTCTCTATATGGATAGATACTATCGCACCGCTGGGCGAATCGGATATTACGGTACGGCGACGAGAGATCTACAACGCCTTGAAATCGAGAAACGCACTCAGAACCGAGGAACACGAATTAAGCGAGCTCCAGCCTATACGAAAAATTGCAGTCATCTCATCGCCTACGGCTGCGGGGTTGGGAGATTTCTACTCCAATTTGAATCTGAAAGAGCCGTACAAACCCGTGATCCATCTATACGAGTCTTTCATGCAGGGTAGCGAGACCGTTCCGGGTATCTTGAAGGCTCTCAACATGATCAAGACCTCTCCTATCGAGTATGACGTGGTAGTTATCACACGCGGGGGCGGTTCGGCGATCGACCTTATGTATTTCGACGATCTCGACCTGGGGATGGCTATATCGGTTTTCAGCAGAGAATACTGCCCGATCCTGAGCGCCATAGGTCACGAACGCGATTTTACCATACCGGATTTCGTCTCTTGGAAGCGTTTCGATACACCCACCGCCGCTGCGAAAGCCATAACTGAACAGGTAAATAATTACATCGAAAGCCTGAATCAAGCGGAAGCAACGTTGAAAAAAGAGATTGAATGGCTCTTCGAGAGGGCTCTCTCTTTAACTGAGTTCGAGAAACTCAGAGATTTTTCCACTAGAGTCGAAACACTTATTGAAAGATCCGAAGAGCAGTTCGAAACAGTTGCCGAAAGAGCTTCGAGACGGCTGCTGTCAGAAATCGAAAGAGCTGCTTCCTTCATAGACTCCCTTGATAGAGATAGTTACGGTATCATAATTGAAAGGGCCCTTGAGAGAGTTTCAATACTTACGGACAATCTTTTCGAAAGGGCCTGTGTAATTCTGGACAGGCATCTTGAAGAATCCACGAGTGCACTCGAAAAGGTAACTATTGATGTGTCTTTGGACAATCTTTTATTCCGGGCAGATACTTCTCTGGATCTTTTCGAGAAAGGTGTGGCGAGATCGCTTGAAAGGATCCTATCTAGCGCGTCTAGTTATCTCGATGAGCTTTCTTCTGGGTTGGTGGAGCACGGTGGTTATGCGGCATCTCTAATTCTAGGCGGAGTTGTTTTGAAAAGAGGTTCTCAAGTTGTCAAAAGCGTCATAGATGTTGCCCGGGGCGACAGATTGGAATGCTATCTCGCCGATGGGCGGGCGACAATCATTATTGATGAAGTTATGGAGGTGTGA